Proteins from one Malaya genurostris strain Urasoe2022 chromosome 2, Malgen_1.1, whole genome shotgun sequence genomic window:
- the LOC131428749 gene encoding gustatory receptor for sugar taste 64a-like has translation MRSVKIKPGLYPPNDWTKIIRAWTVGLAFYGKDNIFYQIDHKATNGPIKYVVLSMTFVWNFVDLFVVLVSMGLSTKFSQLYRYISDSIRHRAPTSEHCWEYIRITYVSLCEVVETTNQSIGQLVFVSYATNIYFICLQIMYATQRQPFMINKIYFIYSFLFLIFRASLMFWHSTQVQYWSQQPCLLILQLPNEEYCEEAQRMQIYSKRGANLTGIGLFVVSRDILLTIAGTTVTYELVLLTYWNRSQDAFTNKTITLIVILGLIMCYIEYERLERIGVNAKNIIGIIFYLDTVIITILMINFSRKWHSVATQWQYVESVFRCYADHRKQSNLKSMIRNVSSVLIGCGILEHFISKLSLVYLQYQEANFCHWDVHDFPRYFASRNYSFIFKYIPYNILVLVFMEYANAALTMAWTCQDLMIILISQGLAHYFQIIYDQVRLFNNGIMITSEQFWIDIRYQYKLVCSLVDAANDLLAPLIITSCGTNLYLICFQLLYITEKSEDTITLINHWYALVYLVLKMTLVLYSAAMINETSRAPLNICTKVPNAGWCLELDRFINQLRTEQVALSGMGFFYLTKRTMLGMAGTVVTYELVMLKFAEDTEGIGDVAPCSKLAFSKDM, from the exons TATGTTGTCTTGTCAATGACTTTCGTGTGGAACTTCGTGGACCTCTTCGTCGTTCTGGTGAGCATGGGCCTATCGACTAAATTTAGTCAGCTCTATCGTTACATCTCGGACAGCATCCGGCACCGGGCACCCACATCGGAGCATTGTTGGGAATACATTCGTATCACATACGTGTCTCTATGTGAGGTGGTTGAAACCACGAATCAGTCGATCGGTCAGCTAGTATTTGTGTCGTACGCCACCAACATATATTTTATTTGCCTTCAGATTATGTATGCTACCCAAAGGCAACCGTTCATgatcaataaaatttatttcatctatTCCTTCCTGTTTCTGATTTTTCGAGCTTCTCTCATGTTCTGGCACAGCACACAGGTGCAATATTGGAGCCAACAGCCGTGTTTGTTGATTCTGCAACTTCCCAACGAGGAGTATTGCGAGGAAGCACAGCGAATGCAAATATATTCCAAACGGGGAGCCAATCTGACCGGAATAGGATTGTTTGTAGTGTCAAGAGATATTCTTTTAACG ATTGCGGGCACGACTGTGACCTACGAGCTGGTTCTACTCACCTATTGGAACCGTTCTCAAGATGCGTTTACCAACAAGACCATCACAT TGATTGTCATACTTGGTCTGATAATGTGTTACATCGAGTACGAACGATTAGAACGAATCGGTGTAAATGCCAAAAATATCATCGGCATTATATTTTACCTGGACACTGTTATTATCACAATACTGATGATAAATTTCTCCAGAAAATGGCACTCGGTGGCTACTCAGTGGCAATACGTTGaaagtgttttccgttgctatgCTGATCATCGAAAGCAGTCGAACCTGAAATCGATGATACGCAATGTTTCGTCGGTATTAATCGGATGCGGAATCT tagaacattttatctctAAACTGTCGTTAGTATATCTTCAGTATCAAGAGGCTAACTTTTGTCATTGGGACGTGCACGATTTTCCCCGCTATTTTGCATCCAGAAACTATTCGTTCATCTTCAAGTATATTCCTTATAACATTCTAGTTCTAGTGTTTATGGAG TATGCGAACGCTGCACTTACTATGGCCTGGACCTGCCAAGACCTAATGATAATTCTAATAAGCCAGGGTTTGGCGCATTACTTTCAAATAATTTATGACCAAGTGCGACTTTTCAACAATGGTATCATGATAACCAGTGAGCAATTCTGGATCGACATACGCTACCAATATAAACTGGTGTGCAGTCTCGTAGATGCTGCTAATGATTTACTAGCACCGCTCATAATTACATCCTGCGGAACTAACTTatatttgatttgttttcagcTACTATACATAACCGA AAAATCAGAAGATACAATTACGCTGATCAACCACTGGTACGCTCTGGTGTACCTGGTTCTAAAGATGACACTAGTTTTATATAGTGCTGCGATGATCAATGAAACCTCCCGCGCTCCATTGAATATCTGTACCAAAGTTCCGAATGCAGGTTGGTGTCTGGAACTGGACAGATTCATAAATCAGTTGCGTACCGAGCAGGTGGCCTTATCCGGAATGGGATTTTTTTATCTCACCAAGAGAACCATGCTTGGG ATGGCGGGAACTGTGGTGACCTACGAACTGGTAATGCTaaaatttgctgaagatacaGAAGGTATTGGGGATGTTGCTCCTTGTTCAAAATTAGCATTTTCAAAAGATATGTAA
- the LOC131427347 gene encoding integrator complex subunit 10 — MISNKISKATSSNTMDVLSSEKYLIARAKQTSDPYTAKAWIIAAKTLFPNDFGVQFEAYEIEKNAKNFEEAAKCLSYIIMTFQNALQTPASLLNEISLMTSALRVPEGTTTQEQEFYVKMFQYISYEVQHKILLLTAAHSNNNLDHCRLIVLLLKRFPQAISTHAPRLVDTLVQNIAIPNFKEMLVQEAIPLIFNRPPDLPNKLVHQILAICFEYYLNQMLSDTEDKNRLIAECWRKIFEVMDFCGKILKWEPFVPYKKGWSKDIYWQKIIQIVQSAPPRPSENKQILFCATIVFVLSLQEYINFSRLKGKDSEIEVILVEGLKDLKIDMKRRQLEPVLEIPQVVVNGPVNPDAPNCLVTSYNCWQLLHSNEILKADFTQLIICIPALSLWIQKFLMDLSVYVGQHEETHTLLQSPNARGMSQLEKNVRLFGLALVQGSINVHLFELMNSILQNLPTVNGTYLQSISLFPAPRVLMLMPLTKRSILHYVVQTLITLLKAKLGDPECSSTVMGNLLVLCQLNWPHESTIVEIIFEIIKSRRQFTYLLFNSYIINVEIVEEFMYLLQKCPEVKLEFAVPQSGGNLAAAGSRRIGTRGSDKGVKEDFKQLIRQQIGRCNDDLDELLVQFLQQQHLVLLQNIFEK; from the exons ATGATTTCTAATAAAATATCAAAGGCTACCTCTTCAAATACTATGGATGTTCTCTCCAGTGAAAAATATCTTATAGCTCGGGCAAAACAAACGTCCGATCCGTACACAGCGAAGGCGTGGATTATCGCAGCAAAAACGCTTTTCCCAAATGATTTCGGCGTACAGTTCGAAGCCTATGAAATTGAGAAAAACGCCAAAAACTTCGAGGAGGCCGCGAAATGTTTGAGCTACAT TATTATGACATTCCAAAATGCACTTCAAACGCCGGCTAGTTTACTGAACGAAATATCTTTGATGACGTCAGCACTACGAGTTCCCGAAGGCACAACTACACAGGAACAAGAATTTTACGTTAAAATGTTCCAGTACATTTCCTATGAAGTGCAGCATAAAATTTTGCTTTTGACGGCCGCTCATTCGAATAACAACTTGGATCATTGTCGTTTGATTGTTCTGCTCTTGAAACGATTTCCGCAAGCTATTTCGACGCATGCT CCTCGACTTGTTGATACTTTGGTGCAAAACATCGCTATACCCAATTTCAAAGAGATGCTAGTACAGGAAGCCATTCCACTGATTTTTAACCGGCCTCCGGATTTGCCCAACAAACTGGTTCACCAGATTTTGGCTATATGCTTTGAGTACTATCTAAACCAAATGCTTTCGGATACTGAGGACAAGAATCGATTGATCGCCGAATGCTGGCGTAAAATTTTCGAAGTAATGGACTTCTGCGGAAAGATTCTTAAATGGGAACCGTTTGTGCCTTACAAAAAGGGATGGAGTAAAGATATTTACTGGCAAAAGATAATCCAGATTGTGCAATCGGCACCACCAAGACCGTCGGAAAATAAGCAGATCTTGTTTTGCGCAACAATTGTGTTCGTGCTTTCGCTACAAGAGTACATAAATTTTTCTCGTTTAAAAGGCAAGGATAGTGAAATCGAAGTCATACTGGTTGAAGGTCTGAAAGATCTAAAAATTGACATGAAACGTAGGCAACTGGAACCGGTTTTAGAGATACCACAGGTGGTCGTGAATGGCCCTGTGAATCCGGATGCCCCTAATTGTCTGGTTACATCTTATAACTGCTGGCAATTGCTGCACTCCAATGAAATTCTTAAAGCTGATTTCACTCAGCTTATCATTTGCATTCCAGCATTGTCCTTGTGGATACAAAAGTTTTTGATGGATTTATCGGTATATGTGGGTCAGCACGAAGAGACTCATACACTGCTCCAATCACCGAATGCTCGCGGTATGTCCCAGTTGGAGAAAAACGTTCGCTTGTTCGGATTAGCATTGGTGCAAGGAAGTATCAACGTACATCTTTTTGAGTTGATGAACAGTATTCTGCAGAATTTACCAACGGTCAACGGCACTTACCTGCAAAGCATTTCACTTTTCCCTGCTCCTAGAGTGCTCATGTTGATGCCCCTAACGAAACGTTCCATTCTTCACTATGTAGTGCAAACACTTATCACATTATTGAAAGCGAAGCTGGGCGATCCTGAATGCTCCAGTACTGTGATGGGAAACCTGTTGGTGCTTTGTCAACTTAATTGGCCTCACGAATCTACCATCGTGgaaataattttcgaaataaTCAAATCCAGGCGGCAATTTACATATCTTCTGTTCAATAGTTATATTATTAACGTGGAAATCGTGGAGGAGTTTATGTATTTGTTACAGAAATGTCCCGAGGTGAAGCTTGAGTTTGCCGTTCCACAGAGTGGTGGAAATCTTGCTGCGGCAGGATCACGTCGAATCGGGACGCGTGGATCGGACAAAGGAGTTAAGGAAGATTTCAAGCAGCTTATCAGGCAACAAATTGGGCGATGTAATGATGATTTGGATGAACTGCTGGTGCAGTTCTTGCAGCAACAACATTTAGTCTTGcttcaaaacattttcgaaaAGTAA